Below is a window of Sinorhizobium meliloti DNA.
GCGTATTTGGCGTCGAATTCGTAGGCGCGCATGGCGCCGACCGGAATGTCGATGCTGACCTCCGGCCAGCGCGCCTCCGGTCGGACCCAGCCGCCGTCGGTACATGTGACCTCGAAGTCGTAGCCGTGCATGTGGATCGGGTGGTTGGTCATGGTGAGATTGCCGACCCGCACGCGCACGCGGTCGTTCCTGGAAACGACCAGCGGGCTGATGCCCGGGAAGATGCGGCTGTTCCAGCACCACATTTTGAAGTCGGTCATTTCCATGACACGCGGCACGTAGGAGCCCGGCTCGATGTCGTAGGCGTTGAGCAGGAACACGAAATCCCGGTCGACCGGCATGAATTTCGGGTCCTTGGGGTGGATCACGAAGAAGCCCATCATCCCCATCGCCATCTGCACCATCTCGTCGGAATGCGGGTGGTACATGAAGGTGCCCGACTTCACGAGATCGAACTCGTAGACGAAAGTCTTGCCGGGCGGGATGTGCGGCTGCGACAGCCCGCCGACGCCGTCCATGCCGGATGGCAGGATCATGCCGTGCCAGTGGATCGTCGTCGGCTCCGGCAGCTTGTTGGTGACGAAGATGCGGACCCGATCGCCTTCGACCGCCTCGATCGTCGGGCCCGGCGACTGGCCGTTATAGCCCCAGAGATAGGCGGTCATGCCCTCCGCCATCTCGCGCTCGACCGGCTCGGCGACGAGATGGAACTCCTTGACGCCGCTGTTCATCCGGTGGGGTGCGGTCCAGCCGTTGATGGTCACCACCGGGTTGTAGTCGGGCCCGGAGGAAGGCCGGACGGGGGCTTGCGTATCCGCCGTCTCCCTGAATGCCGCCTCGGGCAGGCCCATATTCGACGTTTTCGCCCAGGCGGCGGTGGATACCAGTGCGGCGCTCGCGCCGAGTAACTGTCGTCTGTTGAACATTTTGCGTGCC
It encodes the following:
- a CDS encoding copper oxidase, yielding MFNRRQLLGASAALVSTAAWAKTSNMGLPEAAFRETADTQAPVRPSSGPDYNPVVTINGWTAPHRMNSGVKEFHLVAEPVEREMAEGMTAYLWGYNGQSPGPTIEAVEGDRVRIFVTNKLPEPTTIHWHGMILPSGMDGVGGLSQPHIPPGKTFVYEFDLVKSGTFMYHPHSDEMVQMAMGMMGFFVIHPKDPKFMPVDRDFVFLLNAYDIEPGSYVPRVMEMTDFKMWCWNSRIFPGISPLVVSRNDRVRVRVGNLTMTNHPIHMHGYDFEVTCTDGGWVRPEARWPEVSIDIPVGAMRAYEFDAKYAGDWAIHCHKSHHTMNAMGHDIPTFIGVDKSKVAEKIKKIRPEYMPMGTKGMADMGEMEMEIPENTIPMMTGWGPHGPIEMGGMFSVVKVREGISAGDYADPGWYENPPGTQAWEWTGEVPDATKAKDSKTQITPKHENHG